A window of the Acidovorax sp. YS12 genome harbors these coding sequences:
- a CDS encoding DUF4390 domain-containing protein, with protein MQLERTDEGLLLSASLNFELPELVEDALRKGIPMYFTTEAEVLRERWYWSDKTVAQAHRYLRLSYQPLTRRWRLQVASAPFTNAGLGVALAQHFDDYDEALAAMQRIARWKIAEPSELDGGVGHVVQLRFRVDMSQLPRPLQIGALGPRSGWNLLVARSQRLPAEHAP; from the coding sequence ATGCAGCTCGAACGCACCGACGAGGGGCTGCTGCTCAGCGCCAGCCTGAACTTCGAGCTGCCCGAGCTGGTCGAGGACGCGCTGCGCAAGGGCATTCCCATGTATTTCACCACCGAGGCCGAGGTGCTGCGCGAGCGCTGGTACTGGTCGGACAAGACCGTCGCGCAGGCCCACCGCTACCTGCGCCTGTCGTACCAGCCGCTCACGCGCCGCTGGCGGCTGCAGGTGGCGTCCGCGCCGTTCACCAATGCCGGCCTGGGCGTGGCGCTGGCGCAGCACTTCGACGACTACGACGAGGCGCTCGCGGCGATGCAGCGCATCGCGCGCTGGAAGATCGCCGAACCCTCCGAGCTGGATGGCGGCGTGGGCCATGTGGTGCAGCTGCGCTTCCGGGTGGACATGTCGCAGCTGCCGCGCCCGCTGCAGATCGGCGCCCTGGGCCCGCGTTCGGGCTGGAACCTGCTGGTGGCGCGCAGCCAGCGCCTGCCTGCGGAGCATGCCCCATGA
- a CDS encoding YraN family protein: MDFLEKMGLRGRTTRAVGQAAEDLALAHLQAAGLRLQARNYRTPGRGGGEIDLVLRAPDGTLVFVEVRSRAQASHGGAGASIGAAKRRRIVLAARHYLLRWPSPPPCRFDAVLVEGGQVQWLRAAFDADG; the protein is encoded by the coding sequence ATGGATTTCCTTGAAAAAATGGGGCTGCGCGGCCGCACCACGCGGGCCGTGGGGCAGGCGGCCGAAGACCTGGCGCTGGCTCATCTGCAGGCGGCGGGCCTGCGCCTGCAGGCGCGCAATTATCGGACGCCCGGGCGCGGCGGCGGCGAGATCGACCTCGTGCTGCGCGCGCCCGACGGCACGCTCGTTTTCGTCGAGGTGCGCAGCCGCGCCCAGGCCAGCCATGGCGGCGCCGGGGCGAGCATTGGCGCCGCCAAGCGCCGGCGCATCGTCCTGGCCGCGCGCCACTACCTGCTGCGCTGGCCATCGCCGCCGCCGTGCCGCTTCGATGCCGTGCTGGTGGAAGGCGGCCAGGTGCAGTGGCTGCGCGCGGCTTTCGACGCCGACGGCTGA
- a CDS encoding HAMP domain-containing protein, whose product MSELPPADSHGAARPSRTVRWALAVGVAVMCAIGLVLLFLLTLATNNRALYEHNYAWLFGVNVLVAASLLGVLVWVAARLALRLKRKRFGSRLLVKLAGIFGLVGLVPGLLIYVVSYQFVSRSIESWFDVKVEGALSAGVSLARVTLDTIATDMANNTRQASAQLSQVPDAAAGLVLERIRDQLGATDLVLWNAAGQAVAGAGQSRYTISPERPSPQLLRAARQQSQVFQIEGLDDTTDPAALQNARVRTLVQVSSTQVGLLPEPRFLQATLPLPAALVANAVAVQEANREYQERALARGGLRRMYIGTLTLSLFLAVFGAVLLAVLLGNQLARPLLVLAEGVREVAQGNLSPKAVLQGRDELGGLTRSFALMTQQLADARSAVERSMRDVDAARANLQAMLDNLTAGVVVLDPLGIIQSANPGATRILRAPMAAYAGRGLGEVPELAEFAAAVQQQFDAFAADRSVLHGLDHWQQSFVLHAPPGGNAHSGTSLVVRGAELPDGSRLLVIDDITEIVSAQRTQAWGEVARRVAHEIKNPLTPIQLSAERLQMKLTGKLPEAEEAVLAKSVRTIVDQVGAMKRLVNEFRDYARLPAAELHPLDLNALVADVLQLYGSENATVPVAVELDPRCPPVAGDAQQLRQVVHNLLQNAQDATEEAARKGQAPAEPVRIGTHWSESSRRVRLTVSDSGSGFAPNILQRALEPYVTTKSGGTGLGLAVVKKIADEHGARVDLVNRMENGMVRGAQVSLSFAPERAVAL is encoded by the coding sequence ATGAGCGAGCTGCCGCCCGCCGATTCCCACGGCGCTGCGCGCCCTTCGCGCACCGTGCGCTGGGCGCTGGCCGTGGGCGTGGCCGTGATGTGCGCCATCGGCCTGGTGCTGCTGTTCCTGCTCACGCTGGCCACCAACAACCGCGCGCTGTACGAGCACAACTACGCCTGGCTGTTCGGCGTCAACGTGCTGGTGGCGGCCTCGCTGCTGGGCGTGCTGGTGTGGGTGGCGGCGCGCCTGGCGCTACGCCTCAAGCGCAAGCGCTTCGGCAGCCGCCTGCTGGTCAAGCTGGCCGGCATTTTCGGGCTGGTGGGGCTGGTGCCGGGGCTGCTGATCTACGTGGTGTCGTACCAGTTCGTCTCGCGCTCGATCGAGAGCTGGTTCGACGTCAAGGTCGAGGGCGCGCTGTCGGCGGGCGTGAGCCTGGCACGCGTCACGCTCGACACCATCGCCACCGACATGGCGAACAACACGCGCCAGGCCAGCGCCCAGCTCAGCCAGGTGCCCGATGCCGCCGCCGGCCTGGTGCTGGAGCGCATCCGCGACCAGCTCGGGGCCACGGACCTGGTGCTGTGGAACGCGGCGGGGCAGGCCGTGGCCGGCGCGGGCCAGTCGCGCTACACCATCAGCCCCGAGCGCCCCAGCCCGCAGCTACTGCGCGCGGCGCGCCAGCAGAGCCAGGTGTTCCAGATCGAAGGGCTGGACGACACCACCGACCCGGCTGCGCTGCAGAACGCCCGCGTGCGCACCCTGGTGCAGGTCAGCAGCACGCAGGTCGGCCTGCTGCCCGAGCCGCGCTTCCTCCAGGCCACGCTGCCCCTGCCGGCGGCCCTGGTGGCCAACGCCGTGGCGGTGCAGGAGGCCAACCGGGAGTACCAGGAGCGCGCGCTGGCGCGCGGCGGGCTGCGGCGCATGTACATCGGCACGCTCACGCTGAGCCTGTTCCTGGCGGTTTTCGGCGCCGTGCTGCTGGCCGTGCTGCTGGGCAACCAGCTGGCGCGCCCGCTGCTCGTGCTGGCCGAGGGCGTGCGCGAGGTGGCACAGGGCAACCTCAGCCCCAAGGCCGTGCTCCAGGGCCGCGACGAGCTGGGCGGCCTCACGCGCTCGTTCGCCCTGATGACGCAGCAGCTCGCCGACGCCCGCTCGGCCGTCGAGCGCAGCATGCGCGACGTCGACGCCGCGCGGGCCAACCTGCAGGCGATGCTCGACAACCTGACGGCGGGCGTGGTGGTGCTGGATCCCCTGGGCATCATCCAATCGGCCAACCCCGGCGCCACGCGCATCCTGCGCGCGCCCATGGCCGCCTACGCGGGGCGCGGGCTGGGCGAAGTGCCCGAACTGGCCGAGTTCGCCGCCGCCGTGCAGCAGCAGTTCGATGCCTTCGCCGCCGACCGCAGCGTGCTGCATGGCCTGGACCACTGGCAGCAGTCCTTTGTGCTGCACGCGCCGCCCGGCGGCAACGCGCACAGCGGCACCAGCCTGGTGGTGCGCGGCGCCGAGCTGCCCGATGGCTCGCGCCTGCTGGTCATCGACGACATCACCGAGATCGTCTCGGCCCAGCGCACCCAGGCCTGGGGCGAAGTGGCGCGGCGCGTGGCGCACGAGATCAAGAACCCGCTCACGCCCATCCAGCTCTCGGCCGAGCGGCTGCAGATGAAGCTGACCGGCAAGCTGCCCGAAGCCGAGGAGGCGGTGCTCGCCAAGTCGGTGCGCACCATCGTCGACCAGGTCGGCGCGATGAAGCGCCTGGTCAATGAGTTCCGCGACTATGCGCGCCTGCCTGCCGCCGAGCTGCACCCGCTGGACCTGAACGCCCTGGTGGCCGACGTGCTGCAGCTGTACGGCAGCGAAAACGCCACGGTGCCCGTGGCGGTGGAGCTGGATCCGCGCTGTCCGCCGGTGGCGGGCGACGCGCAGCAACTGCGCCAGGTGGTGCACAACCTGCTGCAAAACGCCCAGGACGCGACCGAAGAGGCCGCACGCAAGGGCCAGGCGCCGGCCGAGCCGGTGCGCATCGGCACGCACTGGAGCGAATCGTCGCGCCGCGTGCGTCTCACCGTGAGCGACAGCGGCAGCGGCTTCGCGCCGAACATCCTGCAGCGCGCGCTGGAGCCCTACGTCACCACCAAGTCGGGGGGCACGGGCCTGGGGCTGGCGGTGGTCAAGAAAATCGCGGACGAGCACGGCGCGCGTGTCGATCTCGTCAACCGTATGGAAAACGGCATGGTGCGAGGTGCCCAAGTGTCGCTATCATTCGCGCCTGAGCGCGCGGTGGCGCTTTAA
- the rsmI gene encoding 16S rRNA (cytidine(1402)-2'-O)-methyltransferase, with translation MSASFASALGAAREAAAAQHYPQGALYVVATPIGNLADITLRALHVLQLADAIACEDTRHTQALLRSYGLERPGSQLLAVHQHNEQEAAQTVVLRLQAGQRVAYVSDAGTPGVSDPGARLVAAVRAAGLRALPLPGASSVTTALSVAGAVAPGVEGSGFVFSGFLPTKPGERAQAVAALAQEPRCVVLLEAPHRIAELAQALATLGPRPVTLGRELTKQFEEVVTQPACELPAWLAGGPQRTRGEFVVLLHPAAAEGDAGEGLRALRLLLQELPVKTAVRLAAEITGEPRNALYAAALALKHGDTP, from the coding sequence TTGAGCGCCTCTTTCGCTTCCGCCCTTGGCGCCGCCCGCGAGGCGGCGGCTGCGCAGCATTATCCGCAAGGGGCGCTGTACGTCGTGGCCACGCCCATCGGCAACCTGGCCGACATCACGCTGCGCGCGCTGCACGTGCTGCAGCTCGCCGATGCCATTGCCTGCGAGGACACGCGCCACACCCAGGCGCTGCTGCGCTCGTACGGGCTGGAACGCCCGGGTAGCCAATTGCTGGCCGTGCACCAGCACAACGAGCAGGAGGCCGCGCAAACCGTGGTGCTGCGCCTGCAGGCCGGCCAGCGCGTGGCCTACGTGAGCGACGCTGGCACCCCGGGCGTGAGCGATCCCGGCGCGCGCCTGGTGGCCGCAGTGCGCGCCGCAGGCCTGCGCGCCCTGCCGCTGCCCGGCGCGAGCAGCGTGACCACCGCGCTGAGCGTGGCGGGCGCGGTGGCCCCGGGCGTCGAGGGGTCGGGCTTCGTGTTCTCTGGTTTCCTGCCGACCAAGCCAGGTGAGCGGGCCCAGGCCGTGGCAGCGCTGGCGCAGGAGCCGCGCTGCGTGGTGCTGCTGGAGGCCCCGCACCGCATCGCCGAGCTGGCGCAGGCGCTGGCAACGCTCGGCCCGCGCCCGGTCACGCTCGGTCGCGAGCTGACCAAGCAGTTCGAGGAAGTCGTGACACAACCCGCGTGCGAGCTGCCCGCCTGGCTCGCCGGCGGGCCCCAGCGCACGCGCGGTGAATTCGTGGTGCTGCTGCACCCAGCCGCCGCGGAGGGCGACGCTGGCGAGGGCCTGCGCGCGCTGCGCCTGCTGCTGCAGGAGCTGCCCGTAAAAACCGCCGTGCGCCTGGCTGCGGAGATCACAGGCGAACCCCGCAACGCCCTGTACGCCGCAGCGCTGGCGCTGAAGCACGGCGATACTCCATGA
- the rsmB gene encoding 16S rRNA (cytosine(967)-C(5))-methyltransferase RsmB, with protein sequence MNPSPPSTPSSVPLWQQLAATAAALQAVRAGQSATAALDAHGGPLRPGVQALLFQVLRQLGRAQALRRQLAPRNPPPRVDALLCTALALAWDEGSAPYAPFTLVNQAVEAAKRGAATAQAGFVNACLRRFLRERDALVAATDADPQARWNHPAWWIERLRQDWPQHWQAILEANNAHAPMALRVNQQKVAPAQYQQALAAINIEAHAVGACGLLLRQAVPVQQLPGWSEGWVAVQDLAAQRAAPLLLDGLQRPAGRALRVLDACAAPGGKTAHLLECARPDAPIAVTALDVDPQRCERIHGTLQRLGLQAQVLARNAGRPQDWFQPHCGGVPFDAILLDAPCTASGIVRRHPDVRWLRRPGDVAQLAAVQARLLDALWPLLAPGGRLLYATCSVFRAEGDAQVQAFVARNTDARWRPSPGHLLPGGGGAGGAVRDNPACDHDGFYYALLDKAPA encoded by the coding sequence ATGAATCCTTCCCCGCCCTCCACGCCTTCCTCCGTGCCGCTGTGGCAGCAACTGGCGGCCACCGCTGCCGCGCTGCAGGCCGTGCGCGCCGGGCAGTCGGCCACTGCCGCGCTGGACGCGCACGGCGGCCCGCTGCGCCCCGGCGTGCAGGCCCTGCTGTTCCAGGTGCTGCGCCAGCTGGGCCGCGCCCAGGCGCTGCGCCGCCAGCTCGCGCCGCGCAACCCGCCGCCGCGTGTCGATGCGCTGCTGTGCACCGCGCTGGCGCTGGCCTGGGACGAAGGCAGCGCGCCCTACGCGCCGTTCACCTTGGTCAACCAGGCGGTGGAGGCCGCCAAGCGCGGCGCCGCCACGGCCCAGGCCGGGTTCGTCAACGCCTGCCTGCGCCGTTTCCTGCGCGAGCGCGATGCGCTGGTGGCCGCTACCGACGCCGACCCGCAGGCGCGCTGGAACCACCCCGCGTGGTGGATCGAGCGCCTGCGCCAGGACTGGCCGCAGCACTGGCAAGCCATCCTGGAAGCGAACAACGCGCATGCGCCCATGGCCTTGCGCGTCAATCAGCAAAAAGTGGCTCCAGCCCAATACCAGCAAGCGCTGGCAGCTATCAACATAGAAGCGCATGCGGTGGGCGCCTGCGGCCTGCTGCTGCGCCAGGCCGTGCCGGTGCAGCAGTTGCCCGGCTGGAGCGAGGGCTGGGTGGCGGTGCAGGACCTCGCGGCCCAGCGCGCCGCGCCGCTGCTGCTGGACGGCCTCCAGCGCCCGGCCGGGCGGGCGCTGCGCGTGCTCGATGCGTGCGCGGCGCCGGGCGGCAAGACGGCGCATCTGCTCGAATGCGCACGCCCCGATGCGCCCATCGCCGTCACGGCGCTGGATGTCGATCCGCAGCGCTGCGAGCGCATCCACGGCACGCTGCAGCGCCTGGGCCTGCAGGCCCAGGTACTGGCGCGGAACGCGGGGCGCCCGCAGGACTGGTTCCAGCCGCACTGCGGCGGTGTGCCGTTCGACGCCATCCTGCTCGATGCGCCATGCACGGCCTCCGGCATCGTGCGCCGCCACCCGGACGTGCGCTGGCTGCGACGTCCCGGCGACGTGGCGCAGCTCGCTGCCGTCCAGGCGCGCCTGCTCGACGCCCTGTGGCCGTTGCTGGCGCCGGGCGGGCGCCTGCTGTACGCCACCTGCTCGGTGTTCAGGGCCGAGGGCGATGCGCAGGTCCAGGCGTTTGTTGCGCGCAACACCGATGCCCGGTGGCGGCCGTCTCCTGGCCATTTGTTGCCCGGCGGCGGCGGCGCGGGCGGCGCAGTCCGGGACAATCCAGCCTGTGACCACGACGGCTTCTACTACGCACTGCTGGACAAAGCGCCCGCCTGA
- a CDS encoding BON domain-containing protein, translating into MKSERNRSVCMLLAAAALAGGLSACVPLVMGGAAVGTLVAVDRRTSGTQLEDEGIEFRSANRLHGMYGDRAHVNVTSWNRQALLTGEVPTQEDRQKVEQTVREVENVRSIVNDLVVAPPSSLSQRSNDTLITGKVKASFVDAKDLTSPAFKVVTERGVVYLMGRVTQREATRATEIVRGVSGVTKVVRVFEIISEEELSRNFANPQPAPVVRDPDPLTRAP; encoded by the coding sequence ATGAAGTCTGAACGAAACCGCAGCGTCTGCATGCTGCTTGCCGCGGCCGCGCTGGCGGGGGGGCTGTCGGCCTGTGTGCCGCTGGTCATGGGCGGCGCCGCCGTCGGCACCCTGGTGGCGGTGGATCGCCGCACCTCGGGCACGCAACTGGAGGACGAGGGCATCGAGTTCCGCTCGGCCAACCGCCTGCATGGCATGTACGGCGACCGGGCCCACGTCAACGTCACGAGCTGGAACCGCCAGGCGCTGCTGACCGGCGAAGTGCCGACGCAGGAGGACCGCCAGAAGGTCGAGCAGACCGTGCGCGAGGTGGAGAACGTGCGCTCGATCGTCAACGACCTGGTGGTGGCGCCGCCCTCGTCGCTGTCGCAGCGCTCGAACGACACCCTCATCACGGGCAAGGTCAAGGCCAGTTTCGTCGATGCCAAGGACCTGACCAGCCCCGCCTTCAAGGTCGTGACCGAGCGCGGCGTGGTCTACCTCATGGGCCGCGTGACCCAGCGCGAGGCGACACGCGCCACCGAAATCGTGCGCGGCGTCAGCGGCGTGACCAAGGTGGTGCGCGTGTTCGAGATCATTTCCGAAGAGGAGCTGAGCCGCAACTTCGCCAACCCCCAGCCCGCGCCGGTGGTGCGCGACC
- a CDS encoding response regulator, whose translation MANILVVDDELGIRDLLSEILNDEGHSVDLAENATQARSARTDATYDLVLLDIWMPDTDGVTLLKEWAATGLLTMPVIMMSGHATIDTAVEATRIGAFSFLEKPITLQKLLKAVEQGLARSQANAAPAALAAHKPLAALGDGAVASLPLHSPVMPADMGPLAHQGFDLDRPLREARDGFEKAYFEFHLAREGGSMTRVAEKTGLERTHLYRKLRQLGVELGRNKRG comes from the coding sequence ATGGCAAACATATTGGTGGTGGACGACGAGCTCGGCATTCGGGATCTGTTGTCCGAAATCCTCAACGATGAGGGGCACAGCGTGGACCTCGCCGAGAACGCGACCCAGGCCCGCAGCGCCCGCACGGACGCCACCTACGACCTGGTGCTGCTCGACATCTGGATGCCTGACACCGACGGCGTCACGCTGCTCAAGGAGTGGGCCGCGACGGGGCTGCTGACGATGCCCGTGATCATGATGAGCGGCCACGCCACCATCGACACCGCCGTCGAGGCCACGCGCATCGGCGCCTTCTCCTTCCTGGAAAAACCCATCACCCTGCAAAAGCTGCTCAAGGCCGTGGAACAGGGGCTGGCGCGCAGCCAGGCCAACGCCGCGCCCGCCGCGCTGGCGGCGCACAAGCCCCTGGCCGCGCTGGGCGATGGCGCGGTCGCTAGCCTTCCCCTGCACAGCCCGGTGATGCCTGCCGACATGGGGCCGCTGGCACACCAGGGGTTCGACCTGGACCGTCCTTTGCGCGAGGCGCGCGATGGCTTCGAGAAAGCCTATTTCGAGTTCCATCTGGCACGCGAAGGCGGCTCCATGACGCGCGTGGCCGAGAAAACGGGCCTGGAGCGCACCCACCTGTACCGCAAGCTGCGCCAACTGGGCGTGGAACTGGGGCGCAACAAGCGCGGATAA
- a CDS encoding SIS domain-containing protein, giving the protein MLEQRIQQHFIDSADLKYQAAQALSQPIAAAVQAVLACVTSGGKLLACGSGPSAAQARQFAALCVAGFERERPELAALALSADAALHVSPSGQIDAEQGLARQVRALGQAGDVLLLLSVAGNDPALLAAAVAAHERDMSVVALTGQAGGDLAALLRETDVWIAVPHERAARVREVHGLALHCLCDGVDAQLLGEQEVPL; this is encoded by the coding sequence ATGCTTGAGCAACGCATCCAACAGCATTTCATCGACAGTGCCGACCTGAAGTACCAGGCCGCGCAGGCGCTGAGCCAGCCCATTGCGGCGGCCGTGCAGGCCGTGCTGGCGTGCGTGACCAGCGGCGGCAAGCTGCTGGCCTGCGGCAGCGGCCCGTCCGCCGCGCAGGCGCGGCAGTTTGCCGCCCTGTGCGTGGCGGGTTTCGAGCGCGAGCGCCCGGAATTGGCGGCGCTGGCGCTCAGCGCAGACGCGGCGCTGCATGTCTCGCCTTCGGGCCAGATCGACGCGGAGCAGGGCCTGGCACGGCAGGTGCGCGCCCTGGGGCAGGCGGGAGACGTGCTGCTGCTGCTGTCGGTGGCGGGCAACGATCCCGCGCTGCTGGCGGCCGCCGTCGCGGCGCACGAACGCGACATGAGCGTGGTCGCCCTCACGGGGCAGGCGGGCGGCGATCTGGCGGCCCTGCTGCGCGAGACCGACGTATGGATCGCCGTGCCGCACGAGCGCGCCGCGCGCGTGCGCGAGGTCCATGGCCTGGCGCTGCACTGCCTGTGCGATGGCGTGGATGCGCAACTATTGGGTGAACAGGAGGTACCGTTATGA